From a single Brassica rapa cultivar Chiifu-401-42 chromosome A01, CAAS_Brap_v3.01, whole genome shotgun sequence genomic region:
- the LOC103828691 gene encoding probable purine permease 18 — protein sequence MEMSEASKQTTRHEESEHLQNPEPDQILSQRRSLIVTQRKWWLSVSLCLFLVVLGDSLVMLLLNFFYVQDNREDSDQDLQYTGTWTQALIQNAAFPILIPLFFIFRSPKQNPETNNTRFLSFRILFLYMSLGVLVAAHSKLFALGKLYANYGVFTLISAIQLIFTAIFTAIINRFKFNRWIIISILLTIVIYVFGSPEFGGEPDENEEFYNIQAWLTFAGSVAFALSLCFFQLGFEKLLVKTKRYGNKKVFRMVLEMQICVSFVASVVCLVGLIASGEYKELKDDSQRFKKGDTYYVLSLVGLALSWQVWSVGLIGLVLYVSGLFGDVVHMCTSPLVALIVVLAFDFMDDDFSWPRIGALIGTTLALGSYFYSMHKKNKKEMMELDRRENSVEV from the exons atggaGATGTCAGAAGCTTCAAAACAGACTACAAGACATG AAGAATCAGAGCACCTTCAGAATCCAGAACCAGACCAGATATTGAGCCAAAGAAGATCGTTGATTGTAACTCAAAGAAAATGGTGGCTCTCTGTTTCGTTGTGTCTTTTTCTGGTCGTGCTCGGAGACTCTCTTGTCATGCTTCTCTTAAACTTCTTCTATGTCCAAGACAATCGAGAAGATAGTGATCAAGATCTACAATACACAGGAACATGGACACAGGCTCTGATTCAAAACGCTGCGTTTCCAATCCTtatccctctcttcttcatttTCCGTTCCCCAAAACAAAACCCTGAAACCAACAATACTCGTTTTCTCTCTTTTCGTATCCTCTTTCTGTACATGTCGCTTGGTGTTCTTGTTGCTGCTCATAGCAAGTTATTCGCTCTTGGGAAGTTATACGCGAACTATGGTGTATTCACGTTGATTTCCGCGATCCAATTGATATTCACAGCTATTTTCACAGCCATCATTAACCGTTTCAAGTTTAACAGATGGATCATCATATCTATTCTCCTCACTATTGTGATATACGTATTCGGTAGCCCTGAATTTGGAGGAGAGCCTGATGAAAATGAAGAATTTTATAACATCCAAGCTTGGTTAACCTTCGCGGGTTCGGTTGCTTTCGCACTATCTCTCTGCTTCTTCCAACTCGGGTTTGAGAAACTTTTGGTGAAAACAAAGAGATATGGTAACAAGAAAGTGTTTAGAATGGTCTTGGAGATGCAAATATGCGTCTCTTTTGTCGCATCAGTTGTTTGTCTTGTTGGTTTGATTGCAAGTGGTGAATATAAGGAATTGAAAGACGATAGCCAACGGTTTAAGAAAGGCGACACATATTATGTTTTAAGTTTGGTTGGGTTGGCTTTGTCGTGGCAGGTTTGGTCGGTCGGATTGATCGGGTTGGTGCTTTATGTTTCGGGTTTGTTTGGTGATGTCGTACATATGTGTACTTCACCACTTGTGGCTCTGATTGTTGTGTTAGCATTTGATTTTATGGATGATGATTTTAGTTGGCCTAGAATAGGTGCTTTGATAGGAACAACTTTGGCTTTAGGATCGTACTTCTACTCAATgcacaaaaaaaacaagaaggaGATGATGGAACTTGACCGAAGAGAGAACAGTGTTGAAGTTTAA
- the LOC117127683 gene encoding tubulin beta-4 chain-like: protein MVLDNEALYDFCFHTLKLSNPSFGDLNHLISATMSSVTCCLCFPGQLNSDLRKLAVNLIPFPRLHFFMVGFVLLTSRGSQQYSAFSVPELTQQMWDAKNMMCAADPRHGRYLTASTVFRGKLSTKEVDEQMMNIQNKNSSYFVEWIPNNVKSSVCDIATLTLIIFL from the exons ATGGTTCTCGACAATGAGGCTCTCTACGACTTCTGCTTCCATACCCTCAAGCTTTCTAACCCCTCCT TTGGTGATCTGAACCATCTCATCTCGGCTACAATGAGTAGTGTTACATGCTGTCTTTGTTTCCCTGGTCAACTCAACTCCGACCTTAGGAAGCTCGCTGTGAACCTGATCCCTTTCCCAAGGCTCCACTTCTTCATGGTGGGTTTTGTTCTGTTGACATCGAGAGGATCACAGCAATACAGTGCCTTCAGTGTCCCTGAGCTGACCCAGCAGATGTGGGATGCGAAGAACATGATGTGCGCTGCTGACCCTCGTCACGGACGTTACTTAACTGCATCCACTGTGTTCCGTGGAAAGCTGAGCACTAAGGAGGTTGATGAGCAGATGATGAACATCCAGAACAAGAACTCATCCTACTTTGTGGAATGGATCCCGAACAACGTCAAGTCCAGCGTCTGTGACATTGCAACATTAactcttataatatttttataa